In a single window of the Motilibacter aurantiacus genome:
- a CDS encoding DAK2 domain-containing protein — translation MAEADSAQVEPALAGFDASALRRWCRLSLDALGAAREEIDALNVYPVPDGDTGTNLYLTMEAAHDAVAALPPDAKLAQTVRALARGALVGARGNSGIILSQLLRGVAGTLAVEAALETRAADADLLTEALCKATDLSYAAVAHPVEGTMLTVARAAADAARAARDRDLGAVARAAATAAREALDRTRDQLEALRRAGVVDAGGAGVCLLLDALAATVTGTPLPPFALTTRGPAVPPVAGAAAQATEDGAPAYEVMYLLDADDAAVPALRERLDAAGESLVVVGGEGLWSVHVHTDDAGAAVEAGIVAGRPHRIRVTAFAATAAHEDAGARDRAVVAVVEGDELAALLAGEGATVVRLAPGARPGTERLLEAVRGSGCREAVLLPGGEEGLAVAEAAARQARKAGLRVAVVPVRSPVQAIAAVAVHDAARRFEDDVVSMTAAAGHMRHGAVALAAAEGLTSAGPCRPGDVLGVVESDIAVVGADLAPVACEVVDRLLAGGGEAVTLLHGEGGDAGLARHVEGHLAATRPDVDVVVLAGGLPGTPLLVGVE, via the coding sequence GTGGCCGAGGCAGACAGCGCGCAGGTCGAGCCGGCGCTCGCCGGCTTCGACGCCTCCGCCCTGCGCCGCTGGTGCCGCCTCAGCCTGGACGCCCTCGGGGCCGCCCGCGAGGAGATCGACGCGCTCAACGTCTACCCGGTTCCCGACGGGGACACCGGCACGAACCTCTACCTGACCATGGAGGCCGCTCACGACGCCGTGGCGGCCCTGCCCCCGGACGCGAAGCTCGCCCAGACCGTGCGCGCCCTCGCCCGTGGCGCGCTCGTCGGGGCGCGGGGCAACTCGGGGATCATCCTCAGCCAGCTGCTGCGCGGCGTGGCCGGCACGCTCGCCGTCGAGGCGGCGCTGGAGACCCGGGCCGCCGACGCCGACCTGCTGACCGAGGCGCTCTGCAAGGCGACGGACCTCTCGTACGCCGCGGTCGCCCACCCGGTCGAGGGGACGATGCTGACCGTCGCGCGGGCGGCGGCGGACGCGGCACGGGCCGCGCGCGACCGTGACCTCGGGGCCGTCGCCCGGGCGGCGGCCACGGCGGCGCGCGAGGCGCTGGACCGGACCCGCGACCAGCTGGAGGCGTTGCGCCGGGCCGGCGTCGTCGACGCGGGGGGCGCCGGTGTCTGCCTGCTGCTCGACGCGCTGGCCGCCACCGTCACGGGCACCCCGCTCCCGCCCTTCGCGCTCACGACCAGGGGGCCGGCGGTCCCGCCCGTGGCCGGAGCGGCGGCACAGGCGACGGAGGACGGCGCCCCGGCGTACGAGGTCATGTACCTGCTCGACGCCGACGACGCGGCGGTCCCGGCGCTGCGCGAGCGGCTCGACGCGGCGGGGGAGTCGCTCGTCGTCGTGGGCGGCGAGGGGCTGTGGAGCGTGCACGTGCACACCGACGACGCGGGCGCGGCGGTCGAGGCGGGCATCGTCGCCGGCCGCCCGCACCGGATCCGGGTCACCGCCTTCGCCGCCACCGCTGCCCACGAGGACGCGGGAGCGCGGGACCGGGCGGTCGTGGCCGTCGTCGAGGGGGACGAGCTGGCGGCGTTGCTGGCCGGTGAGGGCGCGACCGTCGTACGCCTGGCGCCGGGGGCGCGGCCCGGCACGGAGCGGCTGCTGGAGGCGGTCCGCGGCTCCGGCTGCCGGGAGGCCGTCCTGCTCCCCGGGGGCGAGGAGGGGCTGGCCGTGGCCGAGGCCGCGGCGCGGCAGGCGCGCAAGGCCGGGCTCCGCGTCGCGGTCGTCCCCGTGCGCTCGCCGGTGCAGGCCATCGCGGCCGTGGCGGTGCACGACGCCGCGCGCCGCTTCGAGGACGACGTCGTCTCCATGACCGCCGCGGCCGGGCACATGCGCCACGGGGCGGTCGCCCTCGCGGCGGCCGAGGGGCTCACGAGCGCCGGCCCCTGCCGGCCGGGCGACGTGCTGGGCGTCGTGGAGTCCGACATCGCCGTGGTGGGCGCGGACCTGGCCCCTGTCGCGTGCGAGGTCGTCGACCGGCTGCTGGCGGGCGGGGGCGAGGCCGTGACCCTGCTGCACGGCGAGGGCGGCGACGCCGGGCTGGCGCGGCACGTCGAGGGCCACCTTGCCGCGACCCGGCCCGACGTGGACGTGGTCGTGCTGGCCGGTGGCCTGCCCGGGACGCCGTTGCTCGTCGGGGTGGAGTGA
- the rpmB gene encoding 50S ribosomal protein L28 gives MAANCDVCGKGPGFGNNISHSHRRTRRRWNPNIQTVRALVGKTPKRLNVCTSCIKAGKVVR, from the coding sequence GTGGCAGCGAACTGCGACGTCTGCGGCAAGGGCCCGGGCTTCGGCAACAACATCTCTCACTCGCACCGCCGGACGCGCCGCCGCTGGAACCCGAACATCCAGACCGTGCGCGCGCTGGTGGGCAAGACGCCGAAGCGCCTCAACGTCTGCACCTCGTGCATCAAGGCGGGCAAGGTCGTCCGCTAG
- a CDS encoding thiamine-phosphate kinase codes for MDHGASREDGAELTGQGRVDGEGTEGVPAPQAGASVGGLGEFGLIRQITRRFAAGPEVLVGPGDDCAVVTAPDGRVVVTTDVLVEGVHFRRDWSSATEVGRKAAAQSLADVAAMGARPTSIVVGLAAPPALPADWATGLSDGLAAECAVAGAYVVGGDVVRAEEVVVSVTALGDLQGRAPVLRSGARPGDDVVVCGSLGRSAAGLALHLAADRALLERFAELAAVHRVPVPPYPAGPALADAGATALVDVSDGLLQDLGHVAQASGVVLALDAAALEGDVAVLASCASALGGDPWEWVLGGGEEHSLAGAAPAGARLPEGARVVGRVLDASGRSPGVVLHGRELPGTLGWDHYAG; via the coding sequence GTGGACCACGGGGCCTCCCGAGAGGACGGAGCCGAGCTGACCGGGCAAGGGCGAGTTGACGGCGAGGGTACCGAAGGGGTCCCGGCGCCCCAAGCGGGCGCGTCGGTCGGCGGGTTGGGCGAGTTCGGGCTGATCCGGCAGATCACCCGCCGGTTCGCGGCGGGCCCGGAGGTCCTCGTCGGCCCGGGGGACGACTGCGCCGTCGTCACCGCCCCCGACGGGCGGGTCGTCGTCACGACCGACGTCCTCGTCGAGGGCGTCCACTTCCGGCGCGACTGGTCCTCCGCCACCGAGGTCGGGCGCAAGGCGGCGGCGCAGAGCCTCGCCGACGTCGCGGCCATGGGCGCACGGCCGACCTCGATCGTCGTCGGGCTGGCCGCGCCGCCGGCGCTCCCGGCCGACTGGGCCACCGGCCTCTCGGACGGGCTCGCCGCCGAGTGCGCGGTCGCGGGGGCGTACGTCGTGGGCGGCGACGTCGTGCGGGCCGAGGAGGTCGTGGTCAGCGTGACCGCGCTCGGGGACCTGCAGGGCCGCGCACCGGTCCTGCGCTCCGGGGCGCGTCCGGGCGACGACGTCGTCGTCTGCGGGTCGCTCGGGCGCTCGGCCGCCGGGCTGGCCCTGCACCTGGCCGCCGACCGAGCGCTGCTCGAGCGCTTCGCCGAGCTGGCCGCCGTCCACCGGGTGCCGGTCCCGCCGTACCCCGCCGGCCCGGCGCTCGCCGACGCGGGGGCGACGGCGCTCGTCGACGTCAGCGACGGCCTGCTGCAGGACCTGGGCCACGTCGCGCAGGCGAGCGGGGTCGTGCTCGCGCTGGACGCGGCGGCGCTGGAGGGCGACGTCGCGGTCCTGGCGTCCTGCGCGTCGGCGCTCGGGGGCGACCCCTGGGAGTGGGTGCTGGGCGGCGGTGAGGAGCACTCGCTGGCCGGCGCGGCACCGGCCGGCGCACGATTGCCGGAGGGGGCCCGGGTGGTCGGGCGGGTGCTCGACGCGTCCGGCCGCTCGCCGGGGGTCGTGCTGCACGGGCGGGAGCTGCCGGGCACGCTCGGGTGGGACCACTACGCCGGCTGA
- a CDS encoding Lrp/AsnC ligand binding domain-containing protein, which produces MVHAYILVQTEVGRSAAVAKEIREVPGVVSAEDVIGPYDVIVRAQAADVDELGKLVVARVQGVEGITRTLTCSVVNL; this is translated from the coding sequence GTGGTCCACGCCTACATCCTTGTGCAGACCGAGGTGGGGCGGTCGGCGGCGGTCGCCAAGGAGATCCGCGAGGTCCCCGGCGTGGTCAGCGCCGAGGATGTCATCGGCCCCTACGACGTCATCGTCCGGGCTCAGGCCGCCGACGTCGACGAGCTGGGCAAGCTCGTCGTCGCCCGGGTCCAGGGCGTCGAGGGCATCACGCGGACCCTGACCTGCTCGGTGGTCAACCTCTGA
- a CDS encoding DUF3515 domain-containing protein, with amino-acid sequence MLAVAGVTTVARSHLGPALTPPPVSAGERSTCEIVTRLLPPELGGLERRTTRPTSTLTAAWGEPAVTLRCGVREPGPTEDDCYGIDGVDWVSVPVDDGAIFVTYGRRPAVEVKLPANYDSQPLAELSDALEHLPRTTTGCS; translated from the coding sequence GTGCTGGCCGTCGCCGGCGTGACCACGGTGGCCCGCTCGCACCTCGGGCCGGCGCTGACGCCACCGCCGGTGTCGGCCGGGGAGCGCTCCACCTGCGAGATCGTCACCCGGCTGCTGCCACCCGAGCTCGGCGGCCTCGAGCGCCGCACGACCCGGCCGACCAGCACGCTCACCGCGGCCTGGGGTGAGCCGGCGGTGACGCTGCGGTGCGGCGTGCGCGAGCCCGGGCCGACGGAGGACGACTGCTACGGCATCGACGGGGTCGACTGGGTCAGCGTGCCGGTGGACGACGGCGCGATCTTCGTCACCTACGGGCGCCGGCCCGCGGTCGAGGTCAAGCTGCCGGCGAACTACGACAGCCAGCCGTTGGCCGAGCTGTCCGACGCGCTCGAGCACCTGCCGCGCACGACCACCGGCTGCAGCTGA
- a CDS encoding D-alanine--D-alanine ligase family protein, giving the protein MSKLPRVAVVFGGRSSEHAISCVSAGCVLRAIDRSAWDVVPVGITREGRWALAADDPERLQISAGRLPEVPETGTAVVLPPDPTTGGLVLQEPGGLPGALRSVDVVLPLLHGPFGEDGTVQGLLELADVRYVGSGVFASSAAMDKGHMKALLSAAGLEVGPYVVLAPRDWDRDPEAERARARALGLPVFVKPCRAGSSVGITKVTSWDALDAAVEEARRHDPRVIVEAGIVGRELECGVLEGEAGGPAEASVVAEVRVDAAHDFYDFGAKYVDGGATLDVPADLPAEVADEVRRLAVQAFDALGCEGLARVDFFLADDGRVLVNEVNTMPGFTPASAFPQVWAATGLDYPALVDRLLRTAAARPLGLR; this is encoded by the coding sequence ATGAGCAAGCTGCCCCGCGTGGCGGTCGTCTTCGGCGGCCGCAGCTCCGAGCACGCGATCTCGTGCGTCTCGGCCGGCTGCGTGCTGCGGGCGATCGACCGCAGCGCGTGGGACGTCGTCCCGGTCGGCATCACCCGCGAGGGCCGCTGGGCCCTCGCCGCCGACGACCCCGAGCGGCTGCAGATCAGCGCTGGTCGGCTTCCCGAGGTGCCCGAGACCGGCACCGCGGTCGTCCTGCCCCCGGACCCGACCACCGGCGGGCTCGTCCTGCAGGAGCCGGGCGGCCTGCCGGGGGCGCTGCGCTCGGTCGACGTCGTCCTGCCGCTGCTGCACGGGCCGTTCGGCGAGGACGGGACCGTGCAGGGCCTGCTGGAGCTGGCCGACGTGCGCTACGTGGGCAGCGGCGTCTTCGCCTCGTCCGCCGCGATGGACAAGGGCCACATGAAGGCGCTGCTCTCGGCGGCCGGGCTCGAGGTCGGGCCGTACGTCGTCCTGGCCCCGCGGGACTGGGACCGCGACCCGGAGGCCGAGCGGGCCCGGGCGCGCGCGCTGGGGCTGCCGGTGTTCGTGAAGCCGTGCCGGGCGGGCTCCAGCGTCGGCATCACGAAGGTCACCTCGTGGGACGCGCTCGACGCAGCGGTCGAGGAGGCGCGGCGGCACGACCCGCGGGTCATCGTCGAGGCCGGCATCGTGGGCCGCGAGCTCGAGTGCGGCGTGCTCGAGGGCGAGGCGGGCGGCCCGGCCGAGGCCAGTGTCGTCGCCGAGGTGCGTGTCGACGCCGCGCACGACTTCTACGACTTCGGGGCGAAGTACGTCGACGGTGGGGCGACGCTCGACGTCCCGGCCGACCTGCCCGCCGAGGTCGCTGACGAGGTGCGACGGCTGGCCGTCCAGGCCTTCGACGCGCTCGGCTGCGAGGGGCTGGCCCGGGTCGACTTCTTCCTCGCGGACGACGGGCGGGTGCTCGTCAACGAGGTCAACACCATGCCCGGGTTCACCCCGGCGTCGGCGTTCCCGCAGGTGTGGGCCGCGACCGGGCTGGACTACCCGGCCCTGGTCGACCGGCTGCTGCGGACCGCGGCCGCGCGCCCGCTGGGCCTGCGCTAG
- a CDS encoding trans-sulfuration enzyme family protein, with product MKRNPSPATIAVSAGRPPHEPDEPLNVPLTFASTYTQGGGAVYGRFTNPTWEALEDAVGQLEGGIAVAYGSGLAAVSAALDPVPVGGTVVAPLGSYSGTLAMLRTMQTRGRISEVRLVDPADTAAVTAAVQGADLLWVESPTNPLLAVADLPALVAAAHAAGAVTVADATFTTPLVLRPLDLGFDVVVHSGTKYFSGHSDALLGVLVSRDEARVDAARAVRTTYGAVPGTAEAWLVLRGLRTLHLRVERSQANAAELAARLEGHPALERVRYPGLASDPGHRRAAEQMQGFGSIVCMDVRGGTAAAEQLVSACELWTPATSLGGVESTLERRRRHSGESADVPEGLVRLSVGVEDVEDLWADLSAALQTLTNEG from the coding sequence GTGAAGCGCAACCCTTCCCCCGCAACGATCGCCGTCTCCGCCGGCCGCCCGCCGCACGAGCCGGACGAGCCGCTGAACGTCCCCCTGACCTTCGCCTCGACCTACACCCAGGGCGGGGGGGCGGTCTACGGCCGCTTCACCAACCCCACGTGGGAGGCGCTCGAGGACGCGGTCGGCCAGCTCGAGGGCGGCATCGCGGTGGCGTACGGCTCGGGCCTGGCCGCGGTCTCGGCCGCCCTCGACCCGGTCCCGGTGGGCGGGACCGTCGTCGCGCCGCTGGGCTCCTACTCGGGCACCCTCGCGATGCTGCGGACGATGCAGACCCGCGGGCGCATCTCCGAGGTCCGGCTCGTGGACCCGGCGGACACCGCCGCGGTGACGGCCGCCGTGCAGGGCGCCGACCTGCTGTGGGTCGAGTCGCCGACCAACCCGCTGCTCGCCGTGGCCGACCTGCCCGCCCTCGTCGCGGCCGCACACGCCGCCGGCGCCGTGACGGTGGCCGACGCGACGTTCACGACACCACTCGTGCTGCGCCCGCTGGACCTGGGCTTCGACGTCGTCGTGCACTCGGGCACGAAGTACTTCTCCGGCCACAGCGACGCGCTGCTCGGGGTGCTCGTGAGCCGGGACGAGGCGCGCGTGGACGCGGCCCGGGCGGTGCGGACGACGTACGGCGCGGTGCCCGGAACGGCCGAAGCGTGGCTCGTGCTTCGCGGGCTCCGCACCCTTCACCTGCGCGTCGAGCGCAGCCAGGCCAACGCCGCCGAGCTCGCCGCCCGTCTCGAGGGCCACCCCGCGCTGGAGCGCGTCCGCTACCCCGGGCTCGCGAGCGACCCGGGCCACCGGCGGGCAGCCGAGCAGATGCAGGGGTTCGGCTCGATCGTCTGCATGGACGTACGCGGCGGCACCGCAGCCGCGGAGCAGCTGGTCTCCGCGTGCGAGCTGTGGACCCCTGCTACCAGCCTCGGGGGTGTCGAGTCGACCCTGGAGCGCCGGCGCCGGCACTCGGGCGAGTCGGCGGACGTGCCCGAGGGCCTCGTCCGGCTCTCGGTCGGGGTCGAGGACGTCGAGGACCTCTGGGCGGACCTCTCCGCCGCGCTGCAGACGCTGACTAACGAAGGCTGA
- a CDS encoding NAD(P)H-dependent glycerol-3-phosphate dehydrogenase, giving the protein MSHVAVLGSGSWGTAFSQVLADAGTDVVLWGRRAALCEAIDRTHENPDYLPGVRLPEQVRATADPRRALAGAEAVVLALPAQTLRASLGELRDHLPSSAVLLSLAKGVELGTCRRMSEVVQDVTGAPADRVAVLTGPNLAGEIAARQPSASVVACADEQVAARLQEACFTPYFRPYTNTDVVGCELAGAVKNVIALAVGMAAGMGLGDNAKASLITRGLAETSRLGLELGADPMTFAGLAGLGDLVATCYSPLSRNRGLGERLGRGMSVDEASAATGQTAEGVKTAESVLELARRHHVEVPIIEQVVRVVREGAAPPEAVGLLMLRSTKAER; this is encoded by the coding sequence GTGAGCCACGTCGCCGTTCTCGGCAGCGGCTCCTGGGGCACCGCGTTCTCCCAGGTCCTGGCCGACGCCGGCACCGACGTCGTCCTGTGGGGCCGGCGCGCCGCGCTCTGCGAGGCGATCGACCGGACGCACGAGAACCCCGACTACCTGCCGGGCGTCCGCCTGCCCGAGCAGGTGCGCGCGACGGCTGACCCGCGACGGGCCCTGGCCGGTGCGGAGGCCGTCGTGCTGGCGCTGCCGGCCCAGACGCTGCGCGCCTCGCTCGGGGAGCTGCGCGACCACCTGCCCTCCTCCGCGGTCCTGCTCAGCCTCGCCAAGGGCGTCGAGCTCGGCACCTGCCGCCGCATGAGCGAGGTGGTGCAGGACGTGACCGGCGCACCGGCCGACAGGGTCGCCGTGCTGACCGGGCCCAACCTCGCCGGCGAGATCGCGGCCCGCCAGCCGTCCGCGTCGGTGGTCGCCTGCGCCGACGAGCAGGTCGCCGCGCGATTGCAGGAAGCCTGCTTCACCCCATACTTCCGCCCCTACACGAACACCGACGTCGTCGGCTGCGAGCTCGCCGGCGCCGTGAAGAACGTCATCGCGCTCGCCGTGGGCATGGCCGCCGGGATGGGGCTCGGGGACAACGCGAAGGCGAGCCTCATCACCCGCGGCCTCGCCGAGACCAGCAGGCTCGGCCTCGAGCTCGGCGCGGACCCCATGACGTTCGCGGGGCTGGCCGGCCTCGGCGACCTCGTCGCCACGTGCTACTCGCCACTCTCGCGCAATCGCGGCCTCGGCGAGCGGCTGGGCCGCGGGATGAGCGTGGACGAGGCCTCCGCGGCCACCGGCCAGACCGCCGAGGGGGTCAAGACCGCGGAGTCCGTCCTCGAGCTGGCCCGGCGCCACCACGTGGAGGTGCCGATCATCGAGCAGGTGGTGCGCGTCGTCCGCGAGGGCGCGGCGCCGCCGGAGGCCGTCGGGCTGCTCATGCTCCGCAGCACGAAAGCCGAGCGGTGA
- a CDS encoding lysophospholipid acyltransferase family protein: protein MTRGGPDWQGPGYRVAVVTLVPLLRAFTRRAWRGQENLPPTGGVLVVANHVSVADPTAVAYFVHAAGRRPRFLAKSTLFTTPVIGWVLSTAAQIPVQRDSRHAGKAFDAALEAVRAGECVIIYPEGTVTKDPAMWPMASKTGAARLALQTDVPVLPLAQWGAQDLLPPGAKRPRVWPRPTLQMQMGRPVQLDDLRGVPMTADVLRQATDRILDALTAQVAAMRGEPVPAERYDPRKAAADGAAG, encoded by the coding sequence GTGACGCGCGGCGGACCGGACTGGCAGGGCCCTGGCTACCGGGTGGCGGTCGTCACGCTGGTGCCGTTGCTGCGGGCGTTCACCCGGCGGGCCTGGCGCGGGCAGGAGAACCTCCCACCCACCGGCGGCGTGCTCGTCGTCGCCAACCACGTCTCCGTCGCCGACCCGACAGCCGTCGCCTACTTCGTGCATGCGGCCGGCCGGCGGCCACGCTTCCTCGCCAAGTCGACCCTCTTCACGACGCCGGTCATCGGCTGGGTCCTCTCCACCGCCGCCCAGATCCCGGTCCAGCGCGACTCCCGGCACGCGGGCAAGGCGTTCGACGCGGCGCTGGAGGCGGTCCGCGCGGGCGAGTGCGTGATCATCTATCCCGAGGGCACGGTCACCAAGGACCCCGCCATGTGGCCGATGGCCTCGAAGACCGGGGCGGCGCGGCTCGCCCTGCAGACCGACGTGCCGGTGCTTCCGCTGGCGCAGTGGGGCGCGCAGGATCTGCTGCCGCCCGGCGCCAAGCGCCCGCGCGTGTGGCCGCGGCCCACGCTGCAGATGCAGATGGGCCGGCCGGTGCAGCTGGACGACCTGCGCGGGGTGCCGATGACGGCCGACGTCCTGCGGCAGGCGACCGACCGCATCCTCGACGCCCTCACGGCGCAGGTGGCCGCGATGCGCGGGGAGCCGGTGCCCGCCGAGCGGTACGACCCGCGCAAGGCTGCCGCCGACGGGGCGGCCGGGTGA
- the cofC gene encoding 2-phospho-L-lactate guanylyltransferase, with amino-acid sequence MRSWALVVPVKPLDRAKSRLEPPPGADRPGLALAFALDTVQAARRCAAVDRVLVVSPDQRVAEAFAGMDVAVLTAAPDGINPALQAGSRSMLEAGHTGPLAALTADLPALLPAELEAALDAAATQPLSFLPDADAVGTTLYCAREPRGFAPAYGARSRAAHLAGGAAELVLGGVDTVRRDVDTAADLASARALGLGPCTSALLTRAA; translated from the coding sequence GTGCGCAGCTGGGCCCTCGTCGTGCCGGTGAAGCCGCTCGACCGGGCGAAGAGCCGGCTCGAGCCCCCGCCGGGCGCGGACCGGCCGGGGCTCGCCCTGGCGTTCGCGCTGGACACGGTGCAGGCCGCGCGGCGCTGCGCTGCTGTCGACAGGGTGCTCGTCGTCTCGCCCGACCAGCGTGTCGCCGAGGCCTTCGCCGGCATGGACGTCGCGGTCCTGACGGCCGCGCCCGACGGGATCAACCCGGCCCTGCAGGCGGGGTCCCGCAGCATGCTCGAGGCCGGTCACACCGGCCCGCTCGCCGCGCTGACAGCGGACCTGCCCGCCCTCCTGCCCGCCGAGCTGGAGGCCGCGCTCGACGCCGCGGCCACGCAGCCGCTGTCGTTCCTGCCGGACGCGGACGCGGTGGGAACCACCCTCTACTGCGCCCGGGAGCCGCGCGGCTTCGCCCCGGCGTACGGGGCGCGGTCGCGCGCGGCGCACCTCGCCGGCGGCGCGGCCGAGCTCGTGCTCGGCGGGGTCGACACCGTCCGCCGGGACGTCGACACGGCGGCGGACCTCGCATCGGCGCGTGCCCTCGGGCTCGGGCCGTGCACGAGCGCTCTGCTCACCCGGGCCGCGTGA
- a CDS encoding cold-shock protein, translated as MSSDVREEQGTVAAYDRGSGSGAVLRDDGSRVAFDRTALERAGVRLLREGQRVRMLVDGSGKQVLALTAVTLPLPPGLRD; from the coding sequence GTGAGCAGCGACGTGCGTGAGGAGCAGGGCACGGTGGCGGCGTACGACCGCGGGTCCGGGAGCGGCGCCGTCCTGCGTGACGACGGATCACGGGTCGCGTTCGACCGGACGGCGCTCGAACGGGCCGGGGTCCGCCTGCTGCGGGAGGGGCAGCGGGTCCGGATGCTCGTCGACGGCTCAGGGAAGCAGGTCCTGGCCCTGACCGCGGTCACGCTCCCGCTTCCTCCCGGGCTGCGCGACTGA
- a CDS encoding HU family DNA-binding protein, which produces MNRAQLIEELAGRYDGNKRQAQHALESVLDVIQRQLVKGEKVGITGFGVFERVERAARTARNPATGASVKVKKTTVPKFRPGTELKAVVSGAKKLPKTPIATSPPAPSTRGRAAAAETPAPAARGAAKTTASRTAAKAPAAKTAKAAATKAPARSTATKAAATKAPARAAKSTATKAPATRATATKTTARGAATSTAAKSTAAKTTATKTTAARSTGARTTATKAVGRKTAAAAPAKKASPARAATKAAATPAKKTTAKRAAKKA; this is translated from the coding sequence GTGAACAGAGCTCAGCTGATCGAGGAGCTGGCCGGCCGGTATGACGGCAACAAGCGCCAGGCCCAGCATGCGCTGGAGTCGGTACTTGACGTCATCCAGCGCCAGCTCGTCAAGGGCGAGAAGGTCGGCATCACCGGCTTCGGTGTCTTCGAGCGCGTCGAGCGCGCCGCGCGCACTGCCCGCAACCCCGCCACCGGGGCGAGCGTCAAGGTCAAGAAGACGACCGTGCCGAAGTTCCGTCCCGGCACGGAGCTGAAGGCGGTCGTCAGCGGGGCCAAGAAGCTCCCGAAGACGCCGATCGCCACCTCGCCGCCGGCTCCCAGCACCCGTGGCCGCGCGGCGGCGGCCGAGACCCCGGCGCCGGCGGCGCGCGGGGCCGCGAAGACGACGGCGTCGCGCACGGCGGCCAAGGCTCCGGCCGCCAAGACGGCGAAGGCTGCGGCCACCAAGGCCCCGGCCCGGTCCACGGCGACGAAGGCGGCGGCGACCAAGGCCCCGGCCCGGGCGGCGAAGTCGACGGCCACCAAGGCGCCCGCCACGCGCGCCACCGCGACGAAGACGACGGCGCGTGGCGCCGCCACGTCGACGGCGGCCAAGTCGACGGCTGCCAAGACCACAGCGACCAAGACGACGGCGGCCAGGTCCACGGGGGCGAGGACGACGGCGACCAAGGCCGTCGGCCGCAAGACGGCCGCTGCGGCACCTGCGAAGAAGGCTTCGCCCGCCCGTGCCGCTACCAAGGCAGCCGCGACCCCGGCGAAGAAGACGACGGCGAAGCGCGCCGCCAAGAAGGCCTGA
- a CDS encoding class I SAM-dependent methyltransferase, producing MSSQTQVRWDGATYSAANAHHRAFDATFLAPLGLRPGKRVVDVGCGTGELPERVARAVVPEGAPAGSGEVVGVEPDPSLYAVASARSRPGLRFVPARAQELASAVGDSGAFDAVLSVAALHWVDGADHPLVLSQMAAVLRPEGLLRLDFGGAGQIERPREVLDAVAREHGLAGAGWYFPEAADYGVLLAAAGFSLVDGWARLVRQRRPFADADALRLWLRSQVLPAYLAGVDDAAAAAFSAEAEERCVQELRREDGSYDQDYVRLDVLARRR from the coding sequence GTGAGCAGCCAGACGCAGGTCCGCTGGGACGGGGCGACGTACTCCGCCGCCAACGCCCATCACCGGGCTTTCGACGCGACGTTCCTGGCTCCGCTGGGCCTTCGGCCGGGCAAGCGTGTCGTCGACGTCGGGTGCGGGACCGGTGAGCTTCCCGAGCGGGTCGCGCGAGCCGTCGTCCCTGAGGGCGCCCCTGCCGGCAGCGGCGAGGTCGTGGGCGTCGAGCCCGACCCCTCCCTGTACGCCGTGGCGAGCGCCCGGTCGCGCCCGGGCCTGCGCTTCGTGCCGGCCCGGGCGCAGGAGCTCGCGTCCGCCGTCGGCGACAGCGGCGCGTTCGACGCGGTGCTCAGCGTCGCTGCCCTGCACTGGGTCGACGGCGCGGACCACCCGCTCGTGCTGTCGCAGATGGCCGCCGTGCTCCGGCCCGAAGGCTTGCTGCGCCTGGATTTCGGCGGAGCCGGTCAGATCGAGCGCCCGCGCGAGGTGCTCGACGCCGTCGCCCGTGAGCACGGCCTCGCGGGTGCCGGGTGGTACTTCCCGGAGGCGGCGGACTACGGCGTACTCCTTGCCGCTGCGGGCTTTTCGCTCGTCGACGGCTGGGCCCGGCTGGTCCGGCAGCGGCGCCCGTTCGCCGACGCCGACGCGCTGCGGCTGTGGCTGCGCAGCCAGGTCCTCCCGGCCTACCTGGCCGGCGTGGACGACGCGGCCGCCGCCGCCTTCTCCGCAGAGGCTGAGGAGCGCTGCGTTCAGGAGCTGCGCCGGGAGGACGGGTCCTACGACCAGGACTACGTCCGCCTCGACGTGCTCGCCCGGCGCCGCTAG